A window from Dromaius novaehollandiae isolate bDroNov1 chromosome 1, bDroNov1.hap1, whole genome shotgun sequence encodes these proteins:
- the TAPBPL gene encoding tapasin-related protein isoform X1: MIQELLFFCGLLGLHAGSTNDRTATPPFRTVDIVLECSYLGEAPKGLLGAFGGSFSKDLATLVLRDVSVRDDGSLGEATHYKVPWKSAGSSSRIIFEASAPSVSIPHAEALLHADCSGEKVNCEISPYNFQQHGKGPCPASWFMGTLRLSRGISIALVLRGPHCSGEQADKSDAILHPKLRIPVSEKGTVLTTVELQSSSCNTSLRTHLGGLVTLDCHFALAPSSLLSSLEWRRQHRGSGRRLFRYQAGSTGPRVEPKVHVDLPQLLGNGDASLKLQEVNVEDEGTYMCLVSTPQHQIQHVIQLQVAEPPRVRVIPEQVSFKRDVTTTLTCDIAGYYPLDVSVSWTQKTAEDEAEITLSSIRFSSHQQSQDGTYSITSYLSISSATVQAPATYSCHVSHVALEEPISVSAYLKAPEKTGSEGLVGGFIATVIFSIVLFIVLRRKRTDQKFEAASSISRAYHYSLLLDPLSE; this comes from the exons ATGATTCAAGAGCTCCTTTTCTTCTGTGGTCTGCTGGGTCTGCATGCAG GGTCAACAAACGATCGCACAGCCACACCTCCATTTCGAACAGTGGATATAGTCCTGGAATGCTCCTACCTGGGGGAAGCTCCGAAGGGCTTGCTAGGTGCTTTTGGTGGCTCGTTCTCCAAGGACCTTGCTACCCTTGTGCTGAGGGACGTCAGCGTCAGAGATGATGGGAGCTTGGGTGAGGCGACTCATTACAAAGTGCCGTGGAAAAGTGCTGGCTCCTCTTCTCGCATTATTTTTGAAGCCTCAG CCCCATCGGTATCCATCCCACATGCAGAGGCCCTGCTGCATGCCGACTGTAGTGGGGAGAAGGTGAACTGTGAGATCTCCCCATACAACTTCCAGCAGCATGGCAAggggccctgccctgcctcctgGTTCATGGGGACTCTGCGCCTATCCAGAGGGATCAGTATTGccctggtgctcagaggccccCACTGCAGTGGCGAGCAGGCGGACAAGTCAGATGCAATACTGCACCCAAAGCTGAGGATTCCTGTGAGCGAGAAGGGGACAGTGCTGACCACAG TTGAATTGCAGTCATCGTCATGCAACACTTCCCTGCGCACCCATCTTGGCGGCTTGGTCACCCTTGACTGCCACTTTgccttggctcccagctccctgctctcctccctggaGTGGAGGAGGCAGCACCGAGGCAGCGGGCGAAGGCTGTTTCGGTACCAGGCAGGGAGCACAGGCCCAAGAGTGGAGCCAAAAGTCCATGTGGATTTGCCACAGTTGCTGGGGAATGGAGATGCATCACTTAAACTGCAAGAAGTGAACGTGGAAGACGAGGGCACGTACATGTGTTTGGTGTCAACCCCACAGCACCAGATCCAGCATGTCATCCAGCTGCAGGTGGCTG AGCCCCCAAGAGTTCGTGTGATTCCAGAACAGGTGTCATTCAAGAGAGATGTCACTACTACTCTGACCTGTGACATTGCTGGCTATTACCCCCTGGATGTCTCCGTGAGCTGGACCCAGAAGACTGCTGAGGATGAAGCAGAAATCACTCTCTCAAGTATACGTTTCTCCAGCCACCAGCAAAGCCAAGATGGCACCTACAGCATCACCTCCTACCTGAGCATCAGCTCAGCCACAGTGCAGGCACCAGCCACCTACAGCTGCCATGTGTCACATGTGGCCCTGGAGGAGCCCATCTCTGTTAGTGCCTATCTGAAGGCACCAG AAAAAACAGGATCGGAAGGACTGGTGGGAGGCTTCATTGCTACTGTCATTTTCAGCATTGTCCTCTTCATTGTGCTCAGGAGGAAAAGGACAG ATCAGAAATTTGAAGCAGCAAGCTCCATCTCAAGAGCTTATCATTACAGCCTGCTGTTGGATCCGCTCAGTGAGTAG
- the TAPBPL gene encoding tapasin-related protein isoform X3: MIQELLFFCGLLGLHAGSTNDRTATPPFRTVDIVLECSYLGEAPKGLLGAFGGSFSKDLATLVLRDVSVRDDGSLGEATHYKVPWKSAGSSSRIIFEASVELQSSSCNTSLRTHLGGLVTLDCHFALAPSSLLSSLEWRRQHRGSGRRLFRYQAGSTGPRVEPKVHVDLPQLLGNGDASLKLQEVNVEDEGTYMCLVSTPQHQIQHVIQLQVAEPPRVRVIPEQVSFKRDVTTTLTCDIAGYYPLDVSVSWTQKTAEDEAEITLSSIRFSSHQQSQDGTYSITSYLSISSATVQAPATYSCHVSHVALEEPISVSAYLKAPEKTGSEGLVGGFIATVIFSIVLFIVLRRKRTDQKFEAASSISRAYHYSLLLDPLSE, from the exons ATGATTCAAGAGCTCCTTTTCTTCTGTGGTCTGCTGGGTCTGCATGCAG GGTCAACAAACGATCGCACAGCCACACCTCCATTTCGAACAGTGGATATAGTCCTGGAATGCTCCTACCTGGGGGAAGCTCCGAAGGGCTTGCTAGGTGCTTTTGGTGGCTCGTTCTCCAAGGACCTTGCTACCCTTGTGCTGAGGGACGTCAGCGTCAGAGATGATGGGAGCTTGGGTGAGGCGACTCATTACAAAGTGCCGTGGAAAAGTGCTGGCTCCTCTTCTCGCATTATTTTTGAAGCCTCAG TTGAATTGCAGTCATCGTCATGCAACACTTCCCTGCGCACCCATCTTGGCGGCTTGGTCACCCTTGACTGCCACTTTgccttggctcccagctccctgctctcctccctggaGTGGAGGAGGCAGCACCGAGGCAGCGGGCGAAGGCTGTTTCGGTACCAGGCAGGGAGCACAGGCCCAAGAGTGGAGCCAAAAGTCCATGTGGATTTGCCACAGTTGCTGGGGAATGGAGATGCATCACTTAAACTGCAAGAAGTGAACGTGGAAGACGAGGGCACGTACATGTGTTTGGTGTCAACCCCACAGCACCAGATCCAGCATGTCATCCAGCTGCAGGTGGCTG AGCCCCCAAGAGTTCGTGTGATTCCAGAACAGGTGTCATTCAAGAGAGATGTCACTACTACTCTGACCTGTGACATTGCTGGCTATTACCCCCTGGATGTCTCCGTGAGCTGGACCCAGAAGACTGCTGAGGATGAAGCAGAAATCACTCTCTCAAGTATACGTTTCTCCAGCCACCAGCAAAGCCAAGATGGCACCTACAGCATCACCTCCTACCTGAGCATCAGCTCAGCCACAGTGCAGGCACCAGCCACCTACAGCTGCCATGTGTCACATGTGGCCCTGGAGGAGCCCATCTCTGTTAGTGCCTATCTGAAGGCACCAG AAAAAACAGGATCGGAAGGACTGGTGGGAGGCTTCATTGCTACTGTCATTTTCAGCATTGTCCTCTTCATTGTGCTCAGGAGGAAAAGGACAG ATCAGAAATTTGAAGCAGCAAGCTCCATCTCAAGAGCTTATCATTACAGCCTGCTGTTGGATCCGCTCAGTGAGTAG
- the TAPBPL gene encoding tapasin-related protein isoform X2 has translation MIQELLFFCGLLGLHAGSTNDRTATPPFRTVDIVLECSYLGEAPKGLLGAFGGSFSKDLATLVLRDVSVRDDGSLGEATHYKVPWKSAGSSSRIIFEASAPSVSIPHAEALLHADCSGEKVNCEISPYNFQQHGKGPCPASWFMGTLRLSRGISIALVLRGPHCSGEQADKSDAILHPKLRIPVSEKGTVLTTVELQSSSCNTSLRTHLGGLVTLDCHFALAPSSLLSSLEWRRQHRGSGRRLFRYQAGSTGPRVEPKVHVDLPQLLGNGDASLKLQEVNVEDEGTYMCLVSTPQHQIQHVIQLQVAEPPRVRVIPEQVSFKRDVTTTLTCDIAGYYPLDVSVSWTQKTAEDEAEITLSSIRFSSHQQSQDGTYSITSYLSISSATVQAPATYSCHVSHVALEEPISVSAYLKAPEKTGSEGLVGGFIATVIFSIVLFIVLRRKRTVKPKSEQLLGASE, from the exons ATGATTCAAGAGCTCCTTTTCTTCTGTGGTCTGCTGGGTCTGCATGCAG GGTCAACAAACGATCGCACAGCCACACCTCCATTTCGAACAGTGGATATAGTCCTGGAATGCTCCTACCTGGGGGAAGCTCCGAAGGGCTTGCTAGGTGCTTTTGGTGGCTCGTTCTCCAAGGACCTTGCTACCCTTGTGCTGAGGGACGTCAGCGTCAGAGATGATGGGAGCTTGGGTGAGGCGACTCATTACAAAGTGCCGTGGAAAAGTGCTGGCTCCTCTTCTCGCATTATTTTTGAAGCCTCAG CCCCATCGGTATCCATCCCACATGCAGAGGCCCTGCTGCATGCCGACTGTAGTGGGGAGAAGGTGAACTGTGAGATCTCCCCATACAACTTCCAGCAGCATGGCAAggggccctgccctgcctcctgGTTCATGGGGACTCTGCGCCTATCCAGAGGGATCAGTATTGccctggtgctcagaggccccCACTGCAGTGGCGAGCAGGCGGACAAGTCAGATGCAATACTGCACCCAAAGCTGAGGATTCCTGTGAGCGAGAAGGGGACAGTGCTGACCACAG TTGAATTGCAGTCATCGTCATGCAACACTTCCCTGCGCACCCATCTTGGCGGCTTGGTCACCCTTGACTGCCACTTTgccttggctcccagctccctgctctcctccctggaGTGGAGGAGGCAGCACCGAGGCAGCGGGCGAAGGCTGTTTCGGTACCAGGCAGGGAGCACAGGCCCAAGAGTGGAGCCAAAAGTCCATGTGGATTTGCCACAGTTGCTGGGGAATGGAGATGCATCACTTAAACTGCAAGAAGTGAACGTGGAAGACGAGGGCACGTACATGTGTTTGGTGTCAACCCCACAGCACCAGATCCAGCATGTCATCCAGCTGCAGGTGGCTG AGCCCCCAAGAGTTCGTGTGATTCCAGAACAGGTGTCATTCAAGAGAGATGTCACTACTACTCTGACCTGTGACATTGCTGGCTATTACCCCCTGGATGTCTCCGTGAGCTGGACCCAGAAGACTGCTGAGGATGAAGCAGAAATCACTCTCTCAAGTATACGTTTCTCCAGCCACCAGCAAAGCCAAGATGGCACCTACAGCATCACCTCCTACCTGAGCATCAGCTCAGCCACAGTGCAGGCACCAGCCACCTACAGCTGCCATGTGTCACATGTGGCCCTGGAGGAGCCCATCTCTGTTAGTGCCTATCTGAAGGCACCAG AAAAAACAGGATCGGAAGGACTGGTGGGAGGCTTCATTGCTACTGTCATTTTCAGCATTGTCCTCTTCATTGTGCTCAGGAGGAAAAGGACAG TTAAACCAAAGTCTGAGCAACTTCTAGGGGCTTCAGAGTAA